CGATTCGCTGTGGCAGTCGTATTGCTACTGGCTCGTGGGCGCGCAGTCCAACTCGACGGGGCGGGCGGCGGTGCTGGTCGGCGCGTACAAGGCGTTCCAGGCGGCAGGTGGGGCCATGGCGTGGCGGATCAACGCCCAGCGGGCGAGCGCCATGGCACAGCTTGCGATGAATTGGGGGTTGAGTATGGGAGCTCTGGTGTTTGCCTTGCCTACTGTGTTGGCGGTGACGAAGAGCACTGGTGCTCTGGAGGAGTCTGGCGTAGGAGGGGTTGATGAGGAGGAAGCCGAGAAGGGGGCTCAGGGGAAGAAGGTAGAGGGACTGTAATGATCATGTGTTGGCAAGGAGAAAGGGAGATGTTCCACAGTATCCGCGTGTGAGTTTTCTTGGTTGTTGCTCTTTAGGTGTGCGATGTCTTGAGAGTGGGTGGTGAGATGAAGATAGTCATTATCTAGCTGAGCAAGGGAGGCCTGCAAGGCGATCTCCAGTATGCAGATGATCACACTTGCATAACTAAGGACTTGCTTGTCGACCATCAGTACCCACGTCGAACTTCGTATAGTCTGAAGAGTTGGTATTCTGGTTCCATATCATACCTGTCAAACAGTGATTTTGCTGATCCCTGATCCCTACACACTCCAAACTGCCCACTATGAGCGACTTCTCCTCACTCGAAAGCTATATTCGAGCACGCCTTGCCTTGTGGTTGAAGATATGTTAGATTGATGATTTTGAATGGCTGGTATCGTGGAATTACATCAGGGCACCAGCCTCACCACTTCATCAGCAATCAGccgaggtggtggtggttgctATTGAAGGATCTCGACCTCCACCAGCTTATCAATCCACTTGTACCTGGGGGACAGTTCCTCTTCGAGCAAGAATAACTGAGGAATATTAGCATCATTCATCCCTCGACTGAGTTACCGGAAAGCACATACCTTTCTTGATCATAGGCCTGAAGCCTTGCTACAAGAACCGGATACACCGGGCCGTAGCTCGATCGTCGACATACAGGATCACCTCAAAGGTATCCTGGCCCAAATCAATACAGGGCAACCAAACACAAACAACTACCTGGAGCTCTTCGACACACAGCTCAACGATTAGATGCTGCTGATGCGTTCAGAAGATAAAACCTACCCAGCAATGCTGATGTGGCAACTAAGTGTGATGAACTCGATTCATTGGCCGTGGCTTTGGAAGGGTTGAAAGGGGGGGATCAGCTAGTCTACTGGACCTGAAGAATGGGTACACAAACAAGTAGAAAAAACCACTGGGAGGATAGGAACTGACTTGGAAGATGCAGACCTCGCTTGAGTAAGTAGTAATGTATCCTATTACCGCGCTCAATCGTTATTTAGGTCGTCAACCTGAGCTGCAGTTCGGATAGTGGGGCAGCCGATCATGAGCGATTGCTTTTTGGCTTCTTTGCAGTATTTCTTTTCATTTGCTTTGTCCCAGTTTGAAGCGTGGCTTCTTGTCTCGATTGGGCGCAAAGGAGATCCTGGTGTGGAGCGGCCGGTGGTCTGAATCGAATCCAGGTACTGACAGCGCTCGAGTGGGATGAGCCCGAGACTCAAGCCTCTGACCGGCAAAGGCCAAGTCAATCGTGGTTGAGGAATCGCCGGAGTCGGTAGCCGACCGTGAGTAACTCCTTAGGCCGGGTGGCAACAAGCATCGCATGCCTGCCATGCTTGTTGCCTGGTGAAGAATCTCGGCGTCTTTCTCAACTTGCGCAACCCCATCTCCACCCCATCCCGGATAGTGGAGGTTGAAGTCCCCAACCAATATGGCACTTTCGCCAGTGACAGGATGATCCGACTCTATCAATAATTTTGACATGGAGATGGATTGCTTGTTGTTGTAGACGTTATGAATCGTTATCTCGCCGCAGGATGTATTGAGAAACAAGGAAGCTACCGAGCTATAGCGGTCGTTATCATGTTCCCGCCAATCGATCCTCCAGTCGCTTGGATCGATCGACTGGGTAACATAAAATCCGACAAGCTTGACTGGAATAGGGTCTTCTATCGTTTTCGGGTTGTCTTTTTCCAAAAGCTCTCTTGCTGGGAGATACTCAATGTTGTAGCCTGGACATGGTATCCAAGCGAACTCTGATGGAGGGTCTTGGATGGCAACGACGTCTGGCGGAGGATTCACGTGTGGAATGTGGTCGACGAGGTAAACCATACGGGCGGGAGAGCGTTTGAGGTTCACCTGAATTAGGTCCAGGTTGTTGGCGTAGTCCGAGTCGGAATCGGATGCAGATGCCTCGTCATCCTGCGCCTCGTGCTGGCGAGCACTTGATGACGAGGTCGAGACCTCATTATCTGGCTAAATACTCGTTAGACACTTTTACCACTGTACGCTCTGCAACTAAGGAAATTCGCACTAAACTTACCCTCTCTTTCCGTGAAGTTCGTTTCTTATGCCGTTTTCTCTTCTTGCGAGTATGCCCCATTTCAGCGAACCTCAACGCCGAAGACGGCCGACAATCTGACGATGGTGAATAGATAAAACCAAGCCTAAAAGGCGCCAGTAAGCAATCGGCTCATCCCGGGATGCTTAGGCATACTAACCCAGGAGAAGATTCTCCACTTCACCAGAGCGAGACGTGTTGCGGGCCTTCATCGGGAGTTATGGATACGGTCCGAGAGCGGTGAAGGGAAGACCGGTGGAAGGAAGGGCTAAGAAATAGGTAAACAGATGGAGTGCGAAGCAAAGAAAGAATACGGCGTTGGAGCACCCGTGGGACGTCATGGGACATCCGCATCGCTCCCCGAAGCAGACGGCACCCCCTGGATAAGACTGACCTTTGGTGATGCAAACAAAACCAAGAGGTATCGTGGTCGAGGGGCAGCTCGTAAGagaattatactaaacggaAGGTTCGGCGCAAGGAAAGCGGAGGGAAAAAGGGCAAAGGCCATTCATTGGCATGACTGAGCCAGCCGGTCACTTCCTGTTAGTCTTCTGCTTTACACAAAGGACATCGGATTTCAACCCGAGAGCCTCTACAATTCTGATTATTTTGTAAAAGAATTTCAATCGTTCAATTGGGAATGCGTCACCACATTAGGATCTTGATCAAGCGGAGGTTCCGAGACTTGTCAATGCGATGGAGCGGGACCCGCTCCGGGAAcccgggcggcggcggcggcgctctTATCGATAAGGGGCCCGTCTGCCGGCCCGTCCCAAATCAGGCTAGTGAGGGGCACCCCCACCAAAAAATTCGTCTTCACCGATGAGGGTTGGCCAAGTTAGCTGGGTGCAGTGACAATCTAATTGCCAAAAGTCTTGCTCTTAAACGTTTGTCTACAGGTCGAGCCTCTTTGCaagaaagaaaaggaaaaaaaaccaCCACTTACTCAATACACCCCTTCCTCACAACGCCATATCTCAAGATGGgaaagaagagagagagagacgagGCCAAGCCTGCGGAGGATGTCAAGATGGCCGATGAGAGCTCCGACGATGAGGTGAGAGACGAATCCCTATCGTTCCCACACCAGAGACCATCCTACTCACTGAGAAAACAAGGACTTTGACGTTGTCAACGTCGATTTTGAATGGTTCAACTTCGACCCCGAGGTCGACTTCCAGGGCACCAAGACGCTCCTGCGCCAGCTGCTCGACGTCGACTCCACGCTCTTTGACATCTCAGGCCTCGCCGACCTCATCCTGTCCCAGCCCACCATCGGCTCGACAGTCAAGGTCGACGGCAAGGAGAACGACGCCTACGCGCTCATGACGGCGCTCAACGTCCAAGAGCACAGCCAAAAGCCCGCCATGGCGGATCTCGCCAAATACATGATTGAAAAGTCGCAGACCAACCCggccctcgccgccgccgtcccgCGGGTGCTCAACGACAGCGGCGCGCAGGTGGGCCTGGTGCTGACGGAGCGGCTCATCAACATGCCCTCGGAGATCGCGCCGCCCATGTACCGCATGCTCGTCGACGAGATCGAGGCCGCGGTCGAGGACAAGGAGCCCTACGAGTTCACGCACTACCTGATCCTGTCCAAGACGTACCAGGAGATCGAGTCGACACTCACCGAGACGGAGAGGAAGGGAAAGAAGGCCAAGGCGGACACGGCGCTGTGGCACTTCCACCCCGAGGACGAGGTGTTTGTGAAGCACGCTGTGGCCCACGGCTCCTTCCAGTTCACGAATGAGGAGAAGGCGGTGGCGGACAGCAAGCGCACGTTCCAGGAGATGGGTGTCAAGTCGCACGGCCACCTCATCTTGATTGAGGCTAGCAAGTGGGAGGGTGCAGTGCAGGCGGTGGAGCAATACCTGAGCGCATCTCAATAGAAGGAGGGAGTCCCCCCTAAAAAGAAGCAATATGAATTTAAGCAATTGTCTTTCATTCCGTAGTCTATTCTACAGGCTCTAATCTCTGCATGAGGTACTCGACCTC
This is a stretch of genomic DNA from Colletotrichum lupini chromosome 10, complete sequence. It encodes these proteins:
- a CDS encoding zinc knuckle, which produces MKARNTSRSGEVENLLLDCRPSSALRFAEMGHTRKKRKRHKKRTSRKERPDNEVSTSSSSARQHEAQDDEASASDSDSDYANNLDLIQVNLKRSPARMVYLVDHIPHVNPPPDVVAIQDPPSEFAWIPCPGYNIEYLPARELLEKDNPKTIEDPIPVKLVGFYVTQSIDPSDWRIDWREHDNDRYSSVASLFLNTSCGEITIHNVYNNKQSISMSKLLIESDHPVTGESAILVGDFNLHYPGWGGDGVAQVEKDAEILHQATSMAGMRCLLPPGLRSYSRSATDSGDSSTTIDLAFAGSPLRPIETRSHASNWDKANEKKYCKEAKKQSLMIGCPTIRTAAQFLSSQWFFLLVCVPILQVQ